One Onthophagus taurus isolate NC chromosome 11, IU_Otau_3.0, whole genome shotgun sequence genomic window carries:
- the LOC111413736 gene encoding uncharacterized protein: MADAEGGSEETYPGTVPLDPRFPNTNCTRYCFVMFSDYHRCIRLYNEGHEDCSYFKKAYETLCPNFWVEKFEQQVEEGTFPLPLPKKKEEGQDAEKK, encoded by the exons ATGGCTGATGCCGAG GGTGGAAGCGAAGAAACTTATCCAGGAACCGTCCCTCTTGATCCACGTTTTCCAAACACGAATTGTACCAGATACTGTTTCGTAATGTTCTCGGATTATCACAGATGTATCCGGTTGTATAACGAGGGACACGAAGATTGTAGCTATTTCAAAAAAGCTTATGAAACCCTTTGTCCAAACTTTTGGGTAGAAAAATTCGAACAACAAGTCGAAGAAGGTACTTTCCCTTTGCCTTTACCAAAGAAGAAAGAAGAGGGTCAAGATgctgaaaagaaataa